One genomic segment of Microbacterium sp. ProA8 includes these proteins:
- a CDS encoding class I SAM-dependent methyltransferase, whose product MGEQSANQRFVDEATSEPEHIARARAHALELGAAPISPAVGAQCAVIAAASQALNIVEIGTGAGVSGLWLLHGSPRATLTTIDKEPEHLGAARQAFAEARIPPARARFITGRAAEVLPRMNEASYDIVLVDADPDGVIEYVEHGLRLVRAGGTVLVPRVLAGGGVADPVRRDPVTTAYRSLIQETQASPAVIGALSITGEGLLQLTTVPQS is encoded by the coding sequence ATGGGAGAGCAGAGCGCGAACCAGCGGTTCGTCGACGAGGCGACGAGCGAGCCGGAGCACATCGCGCGTGCGCGTGCGCACGCGCTCGAACTCGGCGCCGCACCGATCAGCCCGGCCGTGGGTGCTCAGTGCGCGGTGATCGCGGCGGCATCCCAGGCACTCAACATCGTGGAGATCGGCACGGGCGCCGGCGTCTCCGGCCTCTGGCTGCTTCACGGCTCACCCCGCGCGACCCTCACGACGATCGACAAGGAGCCGGAGCACCTCGGTGCCGCACGGCAGGCATTCGCCGAAGCCCGCATCCCTCCGGCCCGTGCGCGTTTCATCACCGGGCGTGCCGCAGAAGTGCTGCCGCGCATGAACGAGGCCTCCTACGACATCGTGCTGGTGGATGCCGACCCCGACGGTGTCATCGAATACGTCGAGCACGGCCTTCGCCTGGTGCGCGCCGGCGGCACGGTGCTCGTCCCGCGGGTGCTCGCGGGTGGCGGCGTGGCCGACCCCGTGCGTCGCGACCCGGTGACCACCGCCTACCGCTCGCTCATCCAGGAGACCCAGGCGTCACCGGCCGTCATCGGAGCGCTGTCGATCACGGGTGAGGGGCTGCTGCAGCTCACCACCGTGCCCCAGTCCTGA
- the dapE gene encoding succinyl-diaminopimelate desuccinylase, translated as MPALDLSLSSAELTRIVCDIPSESGDEKILADAIFEQISPLPHLETYRDGDTIVARTSLGRAQRVVIAGHIDTVPINANIPTKDIDVDGDPFIWGRGTVDMKAGVAVQLKLAAELIAPRVDITWMWYDHEEVDADLNGLTRLARTRPDLFAGDFAILGEPSNGEVEGGCNGNLRAIVRTHGVRAHSARAWIGDNAIHRAAPILGRLAEYEPREVEVEGLVYREGLNAVRIRGGVAGNVIPDLCEVEVNYRFAPSRDVAEAADHVRDVFSGFEVDIVDAAAGARPGLDAPLAQEFLAAVGASPRPKYGWTDVARFSALGVPAVNYGPGDPHLAHHDEERVPLSQIVAVEQGLRAWLATS; from the coding sequence ATGCCCGCGCTCGATCTGTCGCTGTCCTCCGCCGAACTGACTCGCATCGTCTGCGACATCCCGAGCGAGTCGGGCGACGAGAAGATCCTGGCCGACGCCATCTTCGAGCAGATCTCCCCGCTGCCTCACCTCGAGACCTATCGCGACGGCGACACGATCGTCGCCCGCACATCCCTGGGCAGAGCTCAGCGCGTGGTGATCGCCGGCCACATCGACACCGTCCCGATCAATGCCAACATCCCGACGAAGGACATCGACGTCGACGGTGACCCCTTCATCTGGGGCCGGGGCACTGTGGACATGAAGGCCGGCGTGGCCGTGCAGCTGAAGCTGGCGGCCGAGCTGATCGCTCCTCGCGTCGACATCACCTGGATGTGGTACGACCACGAAGAGGTCGATGCCGACCTCAACGGGCTCACCCGCCTGGCTCGCACGCGCCCCGATCTGTTCGCCGGCGACTTCGCGATCCTGGGGGAGCCGTCCAACGGAGAGGTCGAAGGCGGCTGCAACGGCAACCTGCGCGCGATCGTGCGCACGCACGGCGTGCGCGCGCACAGTGCGCGGGCCTGGATCGGCGACAACGCGATCCACCGGGCGGCGCCGATCCTCGGCCGGCTCGCGGAATACGAGCCACGCGAGGTCGAGGTCGAGGGACTGGTGTACCGGGAGGGCCTCAACGCCGTCCGCATCCGCGGGGGCGTGGCAGGCAACGTGATCCCCGACCTCTGCGAGGTCGAGGTGAACTATCGCTTCGCGCCCAGCCGGGACGTCGCCGAGGCGGCGGATCATGTGCGGGACGTGTTCTCGGGCTTCGAGGTGGACATCGTCGACGCGGCGGCGGGCGCCCGCCCGGGCCTCGACGCTCCACTGGCTCAGGAGTTCCTGGCGGCGGTGGGCGCGTCGCCGCGTCCCAAGTACGGGTGGACGGATGTCGCCCGCTTCAGCGCCCTGGGCGTGCCGGCGGTCAACTACGGGCCCGGAGACCCACACCTCGCGCACCATGACGAGGAGCGCGTGCCGCTGTCTCAGATCGTGGCGGTCGAGCAGGGACTGCGCGCGTGGCTGGCGACCAGCTGA
- a CDS encoding Sec-independent protein translocase TatB yields the protein MIFGLTIEKLLLIGLVAALILGPERLPRYAESLAGLTKRAREWVSTARTRVRDEMGEDFDDVDWRTLDPRQYDPRRIIREALLDDAPVASVAAAQTTAETDAQTPPTTPVRSPFRGPADGPTPYDSEAT from the coding sequence ATGATCTTCGGGCTCACGATCGAGAAGCTCCTGCTGATCGGACTCGTCGCGGCACTCATCCTCGGGCCCGAGCGTCTGCCGCGGTATGCGGAGTCCCTCGCGGGACTGACGAAGCGGGCTCGGGAGTGGGTGTCGACGGCGCGCACCCGGGTGCGTGACGAGATGGGTGAGGACTTCGACGACGTCGACTGGCGCACTCTCGATCCGCGGCAGTACGACCCGCGGCGAATCATCCGCGAGGCGCTGCTCGACGACGCACCCGTGGCGAGCGTCGCCGCAGCGCAGACCACCGCCGAGACCGATGCGCAGACGCCGCCCACGACACCGGTGCGCTCGCCCTTCCGTGGCCCGGCGGACGGCCCGACCCCCTACGACAGCGAGGCGACCTGA
- a CDS encoding DUF3117 domain-containing protein, which translates to MAAMKPRTGDGPMEAVKEGRLIIVRVPLEGGGRLVVSVNDAEAKELYDVLSGVVNAA; encoded by the coding sequence ATGGCAGCCATGAAGCCGAGAACCGGAGACGGGCCGATGGAGGCCGTGAAGGAGGGTCGACTCATCATCGTGCGCGTGCCGCTCGAGGGAGGCGGTCGTCTGGTCGTCTCGGTGAACGATGCTGAGGCCAAGGAGCTCTACGACGTCCTGAGCGGCGTCGTCAACGCCGCGTAG